In Pyrus communis chromosome 11, drPyrComm1.1, whole genome shotgun sequence, the sequence aaaaatctgaaattctAATGCAAAAATACATGTTTTGATTAACTAACTAATCTATATTAACAGTTCCCCTAAATGCTAATTAATGCTGTTGCTATCCAAGTTTGTAATGAGATAGAAAGCACTTACAAGTCTACTAGGCATGAGCTCTTGGAATCCGAATCCTCGGGTGGTCTCCGATAATCCAACGAGAATGGTGATGGTGCTGGAGGACTACTAGGGAGCTTCTGACCATGAGGCAGAAGAGGGAGGTTCTCCGCAGACGCGTGGCCCGAGGGAGGCTGAGAGAAAGGCGGCGAAGGGGAGGGAGACGGTGAGAATATGTACCTTTGGTTGCCGGGTCCTACACTAATTGGAAGTGGAGAGGGAGGTGTTGGAGGAGATGATGTTGGAGAAGCGTAGGCTTTTTTCTCATCATCGTCCTCCATTTAAATATTTTGCACAACATGCAGATTAatgttctctctccctctctctttcttggCCTTGGAAGTATGTAATTAGGACAATATGTCCCTCTGAGGCAAAGTCATGACTTTCCCgggagtttttttcttttctgtttgaaTCTTTGGTATAACCTAACTGTCATGGGCACACTCCTCAGCTGCTCATTCCTTGTTTCATGCACATATTCACATGCCAATTTGGTAAGCTGGTTTACTTTTCTTACTAGGTCTTCTAGTTTGTACTTGTTACATTGGGCATTGACTAATTTTGTATTGTTAATGTTTACTTAACAGGAATGAGAACGTAAAGACTAAAGAAATATTGGAATAGAAAAGTAAGGAAAGGGAATTGGATCGACTGATCTCCCAGAACTTATATGATCATGATTATCAAGTATTGGATTATGATGTTTAAGGAGAAACTCACACTTTTCCTAATTGTATGTGTCAATAAACACATGAACAGTTAGGAATTGAGGCATGTTTACTCATCATGAGAAGGAATGAAGATATGAAGGATTGGATATGGGATAAACAATACTCTGGATACCAGAAACAATTTGGATccacttttgtttttcatttttttggtacACATGAACTAGAATCATACACACTCCTTTTAGTCCTTCATTGTAAGTAAATGCATGAATAAAAATGATATCCATTCATTATAAGTAAACATGCCTTGAACATATTTTAACACTTACACTCtgtttggataaaaaaaattgacagaaaTTGAAATGGCGAAGTTTAATTTTCttgaatttgtgattttttttttgtttggttaacctaaaagaacaatagaATTTGAAGACGGAATTAGTTAATTTTAAACTCTCACtcatagaaattgggaaatgacacatatttatacaaaatttaaacttgggaattagAGGTCTCaaattctaagttttttttattccatgcagaaattctaaatttctatatttatgaatCTAAACAATGGAATtagtgcatgtcaatttataaattcatttttatgtcaaaattctaagtttatttttctcatccaaacataaCATTATCTTTTAGTAAACGTAGGAAATCATAATGATTTTATTCTCGTTCTCTATAAGTAAATTGTGTATCATAGTTTAGTTGGACACGAATTCTGTTTTTAATAGGTTTGCACCAAGGTCCTGGACCCTATATATAAGTACAGGTTGTTTGCGGGTTGATTAGAAGCTGTGACCTACCAAATTTAGATTGATCAGAAATTTCAATAGAGAATGAGAACGAGATTTGATTCTattttgattttaatgaaatttctgATCACCGAGAACAAAATCCTCTCAGGCTCTTGTCACAAACTGTGATTTTATACAACACTTACATATAGGGAAAGAGATTCTCTCTAGATCTTTTCTATCAAGGCCACCAGATCAAGTAATCCggacatttgaaatttgatcaaacggctaaagttattataacttttaaaggagcCTCAGtttttagccgttgaatcaaatttcaaaagcccGGATCACTTGATTCGGTAGCCTCGGTGGAAGAGATCCatagaggatctctttcctacATATaggttttttagttaaaattgtCTATATATTTGCAATTGATAGGAGTGGAGCCTAAGTttatccaccatcaatcattttggtaatTCCGTAAAATATCTACATTAAATAAGAATGAAATTGCAAAAATACCGTCATTTTTTGGGCAATCATTTTCTTATTGCTTATTAAATTGAGAATACTTTTGTCATTAtagtccttatttaacatattattttatggacggaccaaaatgattgatggtggccaaactgacacaccccgaccgaaatcaaggcgtgctggccgtcacgccttgatttcggtcgtgGTGTGTCACAAACTCAcagaccacttctattgatttcaaatttcagggATAAAAGTGAGGAGTTAAACTAATCTTAggaatcattttggctaaaaggcCCTTACatgtattatattattatatgctctttcatttatatttgataggccctttatgcaaagggatcctcattttttgaaaaaaaaataggattaggtgtggggcccactccacattgaacttcaacgatccgaaccatctattttataagtctcgattcatagattatctttgcaaaaattcaattcaatccaaaatcatttgcctatttaattatcaaaataaaatttcattgtttcttatacaATTAAgcattcgttaatttctttgaacccaaCTACATATCttaaatatttctgatttggctaatattttgtaaatatgatctatgaggtgcaacttgaaaaatagacaatTTGGATCATTCAAGTTCGATATGGTATGGACCCCACAACTattcttatttaaaaaaaaaaaatagaaatcccTTCCTTTAAAAATTTCTTATATTTGATCTTGACCAAAAGAATGGccacaattaaataaaaatatgtgagaGGTTAAAACATATGTGTATTTATTAAAAGTAGAAGTGGTATAATTATGATTATCCTTCTACATTAAAAACAGGTTAACACAACTTTTAGGTGGCCACATTTATCTCTACACATGCTTAGTTGCCAATGTTCACGGTGACTTTATACGACAGTCGCCAAGATTTTCACACTTTTGCTTATCGAATCTAAAAGACCGTTTGGGTTCATGTATAGTCACGCCACTTTCATTACTTTAGCTTGATATTGATTTCATTTCATTCGCgtgtttatatatgtatatatgtatacattgtACAACAttctatttttaaaattatgttTGCAAGTTCTTATAATATTTGAatgactttttctttttcaaaatttaaattgaaataTTGGAGGAAACTAAAACTTGATTATGACAATTTTATGacttaaataaaaaagtgaACATACAAAAtattcttttgaattttctatGGATTAGATTTATCTTGAATTCTTTGTGGATGAGACGGTGGTGAACATCTATCTGAAGGCTTTTGATTTGACTAGTGTCAACAATGGTGTTTGGAACCAAATTGGTCATGGGTCCTGAAGCATGGCCCAATCACATGCGAAGTCCCAGGAAAGCTCTAAGCTATCAAAGCAAAGAAGGCTAAGGACGGAAACTCGGCCCAGAATCAATATATTGGCTGACGTGGCAAGATTGAGCGACAAACTTATGCAATTGGACATGCATAGAGGTCATTAACGAAGGGTTTTGAGGAGGGCAAAATCACCTTTTTAGGGGTAAAACCCTGTAATTTGGAGATGGTTAAGTGTGAAATCACAACTTGCCTGTTACGTCAAGCCAAGGAGGGTTTACCCAGAAAGATGAAGATTCCATAAAAGCTACAAAAGAACACAGAGAAAAAGACACTCAACTCAACTCTcagaaaagcacttaaaagcTTTATCGCTTTCTTTACATTCTTTTTGCACCCAGTCATTTCCGGTTAGTTATAGCTTTGTTGCAGCCTTCTCCCGGTATCGATTTAGTTGGTAGCCATTACTGcgatctttttccttttccaaaAGCTGGTTCTTACTTTGTAAAtttgcagaagaagtgcccgagaGGCAAGGACCCAAGCCGACGAGGTTTATAACATGTTCGAACTCACTTGTTTACCTTTTTAATGCATTAATTACTGTCTTTATTGCTTCATATTTACTCTCGAGTTCATTTACATGGATTGTTTTGGTCATTTATTACTTGATAACTTCACTGTCACTCTAATTTTGTTGTTCACTGTCAGTTCTGATGCAATCATGGACTAAACTTGGTAATCTTGACCTAATTAAAACTTGGTAAATAACATCAATACAAGTCCTTGCTCTTAAGGCAGTAAAAATGACATTTTATGAACTTAACCCCTCCATAAACAATCTCTTGATAGAAGAAGTCATTTTACTTGTGGCGCAAGTAATCAATCTAGTCATGCCCGAATGACTTACAGTCTATTGGTCTTGGCCAACAATGGCACACTCAACATACATCTAGTTTGAATAGATAACCTGGGACCCTAGCTAAAGGCTCCACAGAGGCATCTTTCAAGCTAGTCATCACTTCCACCATACACACAGGGGGGAGTTGTGCAAGGCACATCCAAGGCCGAACAGGTGTTGGTTGTTTCAATTGAATGTGGAGGCGAAGCTACCACATTTGTCGAACTAACGACAGTGTTTGGGTTAAACTGAGAACCATCACATATGATGGTATAGGGATACTATAAGTTTGGTGAAACATGTTATTTGATCGGTTTTTATACCCTGTAGTGTATTTGTTTATGCACACAAAAAGATTAAGCAACAAACGTTTATATAATCAACAAAATCACATTAGGCCAGTTTGGCTAATTCTGTCAAATTCAACGAAGCTACATTGGGTGACATACATGCGCTTCCCACCTCTTTCTTGTTTAATGTCGACTTGGAAAATTTATGTTTGGGCCGTTTGGTAATTCTAGTATACTAAGTGATGTCACACTGGGTGGCACATGTTATTCCTGGCTTATTGCAGTTTTGTTTAAGCATGTTTAGCACACTACAAAAAGAGCTGGCTAGTGATACAGACTGAGGGACTGCTCGAAACAGATCGAATCGGCTTGAGATAAAGCTCGGTTCACTAAACATAGCTTTTTTAAACAaagtaattgattttttttttttgccaatgATATGATGGTTGATAGCCTGCTTGGGCTGCGTTGCTCGCAAATGGCCCTGTAATTGCCTAGGCATGCAAAGCCTCATGATGACCTATGTTAAAATATGGGACAAACGGCGACgtttgaaattttggttttaaaatttcatcTTATGCTCGTTTATTAAGACATTGCATTTGAAATCTTTTGACGAAAGAGATTTCTTAAGAAAGAGATGTGTCTCATATATGGTAGTGGTGGCAGTGGGGGTGGATGAGATGGTCATGGTAACGTGGTGGTGGCAACACGGTAGTAGAAGTGGTGATAATGATAGTCATTGCATCATGGTGGGTGGTGGAGTATATTATCAAAGAGTTGAGAAAAATGAATCCATCCAAATCTTAGGGGGAGAGGTTGATTTTGGTATGACAAAAACttatcataaaatcactcaaaGACCATCAAAATCCATgactttttaaatttcattaaaataaatgaaattctAGATACAACTAGATTTTTGTGTACTCACAAAAAGTCATAATTTTATACCACAAGAAAAAAAGTACAACAAGACTTTGTAGACTTTTACATGGAATAGATTCACAGCCAcgtgtcatccaatccactaaagCAATGccatttgttgaaaatattacACATTATTTTATTGGAACGAGATGTCATGGTACCGATGAACCTATTATATGTAAGTCATTCTCACTTTTCAAAAGTCATAAAATGCCTTTATTCAGTACAAGGTGACTTTTGTTGACTCGAAGTCTATTAAATACACTTAGTATGAGAGTTAAGCAAAGTACATTAAATTACATATACAATACACCCCCGTTAagaattatttttaagtttttttagtagagCGATAATGTTAGTGATTAGACAACGAATATAGTTTTGATAAAAGAAAACGAATTACGCAGTTCTGCCACTTCTTCGATGGATAGGTCAAGTGGAGAGGGGAATCAGTGATGATCAAACTTGCATCAAGGTATAAGCATGATTATCTTCCGCCACTGCGATAAAGTGCcacattttaatctaaatgaAACTTCTCTCTCTTCAACCTAAACCTTTAATCTCCTTATTTGCCTTGTATTCTGAACAAGCCAAAAAACATCGTTCCCTTTTCTTCCTCCACCCAGGTTGACCTCAAAGCAAAGAAATTGAACAGTCGTGCCCTTTTTCCTCCAGCCAACATCCTTCTTCTCCATCATTGACTACCAGACTATTATCACCATGGTGTAgcagaaatttttttaaggaagGTCAACTTTAAACAACTATAAGAGTAAAAGATAATAAGAAAAACTTGtagagcctaaaataatcccaaaaattctagaggcgacacgtggacttttacccaagaaagacaagattgccctcaataaatgggcaggTTCCTCAGATAGTCCCACGCATAGCTCACACCCCTGAAGGTCCCAGAAGCTGAATACGATTGCCCACAGCTCACCTGCCCTTGGCAAGAATAAGttaaagcattaaagataaggattaattacccaaatcctatctttaatacattcccagttgaagattgactccattcaagtaagtaatccctatttaaatcaattagggataattactctattatctcaaaatattatttcctatttaatatcttgagaatatttctccataaaccttggccaataggatgccgtCATGTGTAAGGTAAAAACCGAACACCATGGCCGGCCACTCCCCTATATATAGctcatattctaccaaatttcggtaagcttttgctacccctaaaagccctaaacactttactcttcttagagaaactaacttaggcatcggagatccattggcctaaacCCCCACCTCATGAGCGCGTGAGACTAGGTcattgatcaaaggtgttgattgtattgtaggtgcattttcgtcaaagttagagatggcggaaatttgcatcgacaaattgATGCTTTCATTAAGAGCTGATTCAAATACTTGAAAAAGCCTTTTGCATttggtttcttgaattttctgttacattgaatttctcacatgtcgtatcaattaatttttcctagaaaagtttcttgatcaatccCTGGAGAAAGGATAGAATGGTAGGAAATTCGAAAACTATGACAAACGGAACTTCGTACGTACAAGGATTTAGATCGGAGAACGGAGACGATGACATAGTCCCACAATGGCGATCCTCAAGACTCAACACGATGGCAGAAGGAGGTCCACTGTCGTGGCCACCATTTTGCAGCCCACGACAAGGACCACTGTAGCAGCAGCGACCCAAGCCGAGGCCCAAGCACGTGCTGCAGCGGCCCATTACACTAGTAGGGTACTAACGACCTACGGGTAGGAGGCCTAGCCCACGCTAACTACCACAACAAACCCAGGGCAGGAGGCCCAGCCCATTGCAATAGCAGGCCCATAACCAAGCCTAAGCTGCAACAATTGCTACCAGTCAGGTAGCCTAACGAGCCCAAGCCTAGGCCGCCCAACCAGCAAGCCGTGCAGCAGTAGCCCAATAGCCAGAAGAGCCCAATCCTGTGCAGGCCTAAGGTGAGCAGACGCTAGCTCAGCCACCTAACCGAGTTGGCCTGCCCCGCGACCAATTTCGGCAACCTAACACACGACCTAATCCAATCTGAGACCGCATCTGATGATCCAAATTCTTACCATAGGTTCCGCGATCGGCCCATGTATATTTTCACTCcaatttttttgtaagaatgCCTGCTCTGATTTAAGTTTTGTACCTGTAGTCTACTACACTTCCATCACACATGGAGACACCCACTATCCAGACTTTTCCAATCTAAATGGCAAACACCACCTACCCCAGCAGTTCACCAATTTAACCAGCGCCCTCACACGTTAGACCATTTTTGTGAACTAACTCATTGAGTGCATCGAGCTACAGCAGCGCACCCCAAACGAGGTGTCCTAAAGCAGGACAATGGCAGAAGAACGTGACTTATTCTAGCGATGTCCCGACAAAGAGCTACTCATCCTGCCACGAACCGTCCATTCGGTTAGTGTGAACTCTTGTTTGAACCCTTAGGAAAACATCTTCTCCTACCTTAATGCATATAGAAGCGTTCATTCCCGACTCGGTTCACGAGTCAGTGTGCATTCGAGGTTGGGTTCACACTCCTACGAGCAATCCGAACATTCCAGGCAAAACGTTCACACGAGGCTAGGCCCATAAGGAAATCCTCTTATAAGGCATCGGAGTAAGCTGTCACATAACGGACCGATAAGAGCACGAGAACAGTCCAGCTCGAGTTCCACTAGCAGCCCCCTCTAAGTACAATAGCAAACAACCCATGATGAACTACGTGCATCGAGACCGTATCACTGACGAGCAAAACATGCAGAAGAGCAACATAGACTAGCAGGTCAACATCGGAGGCAGCCAAAGGCTCTGCTGCCCTACCAGAGGCAAATCTAGAAGTACAAAGGCTCTTAGCAGAGCAATTGCATGGATTCCAGCGCATTGAGACTACCTACAATGCCCTTCGAAGAGATGTGACCAACATGAGTAGGTCACTGTTTACAAATGGGATCGAGCAAATGGAGCTATTGCGAAAGTTTAGTCAGCCACATTTCACCTTGTTCAAAGGAGATAAAGATTCAGACAAGCACCTGATGCATTACCGAATCGCCGTAACTCTCTACGGTAACAATGAtgctctcatgtgcaagatctTTGCCACGATACTCCAAGGCGATgcgcaagattggttccacACCATGCCGCCATACTTAATCCAGAACTTTAGTAAAATTTCCTTGGTTTTCATTAAGGAATATTCGTTCTACCACTCGATCAAGAATAAGTCTAACCACCTCCTCAACATGAAGAATGACCAGAATAAGTCACTCCGCACATATGTCAAGAGGTTCAAGGTGGAGAAGGCAAATATCATCGAACATGATGACAGCATTGATCACCCACTTTTTGGATAGTTGATCATGGGTGAGAACTTCACCTTGCCAGATTCTTATGCTTTGGTATAAAAGAACTCCCTTTGGGATGAAGCCAAGCGCTCCCAGAAGAGCCCTAATCAGCCTGGCAAAGACACGGAGTCCGCTCAGAAGAAAGCGGGCAATAAACCTCCCAAATGACAAAAGAagccaggaaacaaacgtagggaCCGATCCCTAACGAAATGAGGCACGACACCCAAGCTGTACACCAAGTTCTCAGTCCTGATCAACCAAATCATTCGCAACCTTAAGGACAAGCCATGGTTCAAGATGCCTCAACCTAAGAAGGAGACACTTTCAAGATGGACTTGACAAAATACTGTGTATTCCACAGAGGTCCCAGGCACGCAACCAACGACTGCATCATATGGATGAAGTACCTTAAAAGGCTTATGAAGGAAGGCAAATGCGATCAGTATGTCGACAAGCCAGCTGCCCATCCAAGGCTAAAAGTAGACGCCGATGCCAAACCCTCAGCCAAGATGATCTGAATCAACGACATCTTTGCCAAATCCGAGCATCTGAGGGCCATTGACAGTtctaagaagaggaagatctaGCAAGAGAGATCGGTCTTTCAAGTTCAAGCCATAAATGTTGTACCTGGACCAACCATCGGCTTCACCGAGTAGGACACTGAGAGAGTAGATTTTCCCCACGACGATGCCTTGGTGATTTTTGTCCAACTAGCCCAATCTTTCGTTGACAGAATTATGGTGGACAACGGCAGCTCGGTCAACATTCTACAACTATTAGTCACCCAGAAGATGGACCTGGAATGCATGATCAAACGTAAAACAGAGGTCTTGATTGGATTCAACGGACTTGCCTCAATTTTCATTGACATGATCATACCCTACGTAACCAGCCCTCTAATTGTCTCATCGCAGACCTTCACAATCGTCAGCGACCCATCTCCCCATAACGAGATTCTAGGCTGACCTTGGCTAGTGAATATTGGAGCTGTGACCTCGATCGAGTATCAAAAAATCTGATTTCACATCCGGGAGGAGCAGTCAGAAATATCAAAGCGACCAGGCCATGTCTTTACGATGTACTATACAAGTTCTTAAGGAGACGAAAAAGAAGTATTTTGCCCCAATAGTAGTAGCTAAAGTGCAAAAAGACGATTCTACCTTTATTAAATAGCAACCACAACAGACAGGTCAAAAAGATGAAGTCAAGGTCAATAATGCCCTGGTAGATGAATCAGGATGGAAACTTGAAGAAGACGCCGAGTACATCTTCCTTGCCCTTAAGCAACGGTCAAACCACGTTAAACGCACATCCAAAGAAGATTGAGCGATCCAGGATATGAAGTCCCTAACAACTCTAAAGAAGATCCAAGGTCTGATCTAACTAGCATCTGTAGAGACAAAAATGCAACTACGAGTAAGAGAAAGCATTTTAGGACCTGAAGCAGTACCTGACATCACATTCCCTACTATCCAAGCTGGAAGCAGCGGATGACCTATACATCTATATAGCAGTATCTGAAGTAGCAATGAGCTCTACCCTTATACGAGAAGAGCTGAAGGTCCGAATACCCATGCTTCACAGTTCAAAAGCTCTCATTGATGAGGCAACCAGATacccaaaaatcaaaactttgattttCGCATTAGTGGTTGCAACTGAAGGCTCAAGTCGTACCTTCAGACACACACAGTCATCGTCATGATGCAATTATTTCGCATGATCCATACGTGTGATGATAAAGGTGCAAAAATTGGCGAACGTTCCGACAAAAGTAACAACTTAGCCCAAAAGCACCTCATAGGCAGCCGAGTACACCATAACTGCACTAGCCCTACCTATAGGAGATTTCTGGCACTTACACATCAACGGATCATCCAACTACCAGGGATCGGGAGTAAGCCTAGTTCTCATTACCCAAGACGATTCGATGCTCAAGCAGGAAATCACTCTAAGCTTCAAAGCATCAAATAACGAAGCAAAGAACGAAATCCTACTAGCAGGTCTCCGATTGGCGAAAGACCTAACAGTGAGAAAACTCCCGATCTATTTTGATTCCCAATTGATCTCCAACTAAACCTTAGGGGAGTACACAACAAAGCATCCAAGGATGGCCCGATACCTCGATAACGTACGAAAGCAGCTAGCGAAGTTCTAGGCTTACACACTCACTCAGGTTCCAAGAGGAAAAATGCCCACACAGACACATTAACAGGTCTAGGCTTTGCCTTAGACCATTAGCTCAAACACTTCATCCTAGTCGATTACTTGGAGAAGCCAAGCATAGATGCGGAACCAGCAGTCAAGGTAGTGCAAATCAGCACAACTCTGAGTTGACAGGATCCTATCATCGACTACATAGTCAATGGAATGTTCCCCACAGACAAACCGGAGTCCAAGAAGCTCCAAACAAAAGTAGCAcactactacatgtggaatggCATGCTCGTTCGTTTACCTCCTGACGACCTAAAGATAACTCAATCTATGAAGGCATATGTGGAAACCACTTTAAAGGCCGCTCCCTGGCGCACAAGCTCTTAACGCAAGCTACTACTAGCCAACCATACATCAAGACAACAAGGAGTATATACAAAGGTGCAACAACTGCTAGTGCTTCAAGCCTGTACCCGCACTACTTGCCAGCAAACTTCACCCACAAACGAGTCATTGGCCGTTCATGCAATAAGCGATTGACTTGGTGGGACCAATGTCTTTTGCCCTTGGAGGCAGAGGCATGCTGATTGTAACGACCAACTACTTCACAAAAATGGGTTGAAGCCGAACCCATGACTACGACTACCCAGACGGATATTAAGCGCTTTATATGGAAAAACATCATTTGCCACTTCAGCATGTCACAGACAATGGTCTACAGTTCGTGGGCAAAGATTTGGCGAAGTTCTTTgaaaaatatggcatcaagtaGCATATGTTCACGCCCCAATATCCACAGGGCAATGGGCATACCGAGGTATCTAACAAGACCGTTATCGACTGCCTTAAGAAGTCTCACTCAAACAAAAAGAGCAAATGGCTACACAAACTCCCTGGTGTTCTGTGGGTGTATCACACCAATAAGAGACGAGCAACAAGCAAAACTTCATT encodes:
- the LOC137749383 gene encoding protein PROLINE CONTENT ALTERNATIVE 22-like, which codes for MEDDDEKKAYASPTSSPPTPPSPLPISVGPGNQRYIFSPSPSPSPPFSQPPSGHASAENLPLLPHGQKLPSSPPAPSPFSLDYRRPPEDSDSKSSCLVDLLAWFIERCCNCGAKSR